The following are encoded in a window of Microbacterium sp. LWO13-1.2 genomic DNA:
- a CDS encoding glucose-6-phosphate dehydrogenase yields the protein MTDATTLVIFGASGDLTSRLLLPALGQLLVHEPSRRVRLIGADREDWTDRELDELVRTAFATVEAEGAASRVDASYRRTDITRADDLNALLGECSGQVALYFAVPPSVTTAAFEALTAEMLPEGAVLVLEKPFGTDEESARLLNRTLAGLVAESQVFRVDHFLGRSTTLNLLGARFANRVLEPLWSAESIESVDIVYDEQLGLEGRAGYYDSAGAMVDMIQSHLLQVLAVLAMEEPATLDEVDFRAATSAVLRATSVWGDDPTSSSRRARYTAGTVAGTDKPSYVDEPGVDPARRTETLAEVTFEVRNARWAGVPFTLRSGKAIGDPAREIVVRFRPVRHVPIGLTGSAEGAVLRFSLGPDRISLELNVNGADDPFELERATLSADLGEGALKAYAEVLSGVLDGDPMLAVRGDAAEESWRIVEPILQAWKNGDVPLDKYVAGSPGPAGWDAPAGWDAPAGLDAPHPDSPR from the coding sequence ATGACCGATGCGACCACGCTGGTGATCTTCGGGGCCTCCGGTGACCTCACCTCCCGCCTCCTGCTTCCGGCACTCGGCCAGCTGCTCGTGCACGAGCCGTCGCGCCGGGTGCGGCTGATCGGCGCCGACCGCGAAGACTGGACCGATCGTGAACTCGACGAGCTCGTGCGCACGGCGTTCGCAACCGTGGAGGCGGAGGGGGCGGCATCCCGCGTGGATGCGTCCTACCGTCGCACCGACATTACCCGCGCCGACGATCTGAACGCGTTGCTGGGCGAGTGCTCGGGCCAGGTCGCACTGTACTTCGCCGTGCCGCCCAGCGTCACCACGGCCGCCTTCGAGGCCCTCACCGCGGAGATGCTCCCCGAGGGTGCGGTGCTCGTTCTGGAGAAGCCGTTCGGCACCGACGAGGAGAGCGCCCGGCTCCTGAACCGGACGCTCGCCGGTCTGGTCGCCGAGAGCCAGGTGTTCCGCGTGGACCACTTCCTCGGCCGATCCACGACGCTGAATCTGCTCGGCGCCCGATTCGCCAATCGCGTGCTCGAACCGCTCTGGTCTGCGGAGAGCATCGAGTCGGTCGACATCGTCTACGACGAGCAGCTGGGGCTGGAGGGGCGCGCCGGGTACTACGACTCGGCCGGCGCCATGGTCGACATGATCCAGAGCCACCTCCTGCAGGTGCTGGCGGTGCTCGCCATGGAGGAGCCGGCCACCCTCGACGAGGTGGACTTCCGTGCGGCGACCAGTGCCGTGCTGCGAGCGACATCGGTCTGGGGCGATGACCCCACGTCCTCATCGCGACGCGCCAGGTACACCGCCGGCACCGTCGCGGGCACGGACAAGCCGTCTTACGTCGACGAGCCCGGCGTCGATCCAGCTCGCCGCACGGAGACGCTCGCCGAAGTGACGTTCGAAGTGCGCAACGCGCGCTGGGCAGGCGTGCCCTTCACCCTTCGTTCCGGCAAGGCGATCGGAGACCCCGCGCGGGAGATCGTCGTGCGCTTCCGTCCGGTTCGGCACGTTCCGATCGGTCTCACCGGCTCGGCCGAGGGCGCGGTGCTGCGCTTCTCGCTCGGTCCCGATCGGATCTCCCTCGAGTTGAACGTCAACGGCGCCGATGATCCGTTCGAGCTGGAGCGCGCCACGCTCTCCGCCGACCTCGGCGAAGGAGCGCTGAAGGCGTACGCCGAGGTGCTCTCCGGTGTTCTCGACGGCGACCCGATGCTCGCGGTGCGCGGAGACGCCGCCGAGGAGAGCTGGCGGATCGTCGAACCGATCCTGCAGGCCTGGAAGAACGGCGACGTGCCCCTCGACAAGTACGTCGCGGGCTCCCCGGGCCCTGCGGGGTGGGATGCTCCTGCGGGGTGGGATGCTCCGGCGGGGTTGGATGCTCCGCATCCGGACTCACCGCGCTGA
- the rplJ gene encoding 50S ribosomal protein L10 has product MAQKDASVAELTKSFENSNAVLLTEYRGLTVAQLKQLRNSIRQDAEYAVVKNTLTKIAANNAGISALDDDLKGPSAVAFVHGDFVATAKALRDFAKANPLLVIKSGIFEGNALTADEVNKYAALESREVLLAKAAGMMKATMGKAAATIDALREKLETAQAA; this is encoded by the coding sequence ATGGCGCAGAAGGATGCATCGGTCGCCGAGCTCACGAAGTCATTCGAGAACTCGAACGCCGTCCTGCTGACCGAGTACCGCGGTCTGACGGTTGCCCAGCTCAAGCAGCTGCGCAACAGCATCCGTCAGGACGCCGAGTACGCCGTGGTGAAGAACACGCTGACCAAGATCGCCGCGAACAACGCGGGGATCAGTGCGCTGGATGACGACCTCAAGGGTCCGTCCGCCGTCGCATTCGTGCACGGTGACTTCGTCGCCACCGCCAAGGCTCTGCGTGACTTCGCCAAGGCGAACCCGCTTCTCGTGATCAAGTCCGGCATCTTCGAGGGCAACGCCCTCACCGCCGACGAGGTCAACAAGTACGCCGCGCTCGAGAGCCGTGAGGTTCTGCTGGCGAAGGCTGCGGGCATGATGAAGGCGACGATGGGCAAGGCTGCGGCCACCATCGACGCGCTTCGCGAAAAGCTGGAGACCGCACAGGCCGCGTAA
- the rplL gene encoding 50S ribosomal protein L7/L12 gives MAKLTTEELLEQFAGLTLVELNDFVKAFEEKFEVTAAAPVAVAGAGGAAAEEVEEKDSFDVVLEAAGDKKIQVIKTVRELTSLGLGEAKAVVDGAPKAVLEGATKEAAEKAKAALEEAGATVTLK, from the coding sequence ATGGCGAAGCTCACCACCGAGGAGCTGCTCGAGCAGTTCGCTGGCCTGACCCTTGTCGAGCTCAACGACTTCGTGAAGGCGTTCGAGGAGAAGTTCGAGGTCACCGCTGCTGCCCCCGTCGCCGTTGCCGGCGCTGGCGGCGCTGCTGCTGAAGAGGTCGAGGAGAAGGACTCCTTCGACGTCGTCCTCGAGGCTGCTGGCGACAAGAAGATCCAGGTCATCAAGACGGTCCGCGAGCTCACCTCGCTCGGCCTCGGCGAGGCCAAGGCTGTCGTCGACGGTGCACCGAAGGCCGTCCTCGAAGGCGCGACCAAGGAAGCTGCCGAGAAGGCCAAGGCTGCCCTCGAAGAGGCAGGCGCAACGGTTACCCTCAAGTAA
- a CDS encoding LacI family DNA-binding transcriptional regulator, giving the protein MSTIADVAARAGVSKATASRALTGRGYVSDATRSRVTEAARELSYVAHSSATSLATGRTQTIGVVLPSIERWFFAELLAGIQESLLELDYDLALYSFKEGAGQRARLFESVLPRKRFDGLIVAGIQPGPHELERVQRADHPLVTVGPPADRASSVSIDDSAAARIATEHLIELGHTRIALVGTSADAASRSFVDSRRVDGYRDAMTSAGLGAHLRVADGVEISAGTMPDGYASAAELLGDRRDRPTAIVGICDEAAIGAIIASRRLGISVPAELSVVGIDDHQHAEMFALTTIRQRPREQGAQAVRLLQQRIEDPATPVEHVVAASALVVRNSTAPAR; this is encoded by the coding sequence ATGAGCACGATCGCGGACGTCGCGGCACGTGCCGGCGTCTCCAAGGCGACCGCCAGCCGCGCCCTGACCGGACGGGGCTATGTGTCCGACGCGACTCGTTCCCGCGTCACGGAGGCCGCGCGGGAGCTCTCCTACGTCGCGCACTCCTCGGCGACGAGCCTGGCCACCGGACGCACCCAGACCATCGGCGTGGTCCTGCCGTCGATCGAGCGGTGGTTCTTCGCCGAACTGCTGGCCGGTATCCAGGAATCACTCCTGGAGCTGGACTACGACCTCGCGCTGTACAGCTTCAAGGAGGGCGCGGGCCAGCGCGCGCGTCTCTTCGAGAGCGTGCTGCCGCGCAAACGGTTCGACGGGCTCATCGTCGCGGGCATCCAGCCCGGCCCTCACGAGCTCGAACGCGTGCAGCGCGCGGATCATCCACTGGTGACGGTCGGCCCGCCTGCCGACCGGGCGAGTTCCGTGTCGATCGACGACTCCGCAGCTGCGCGCATTGCGACAGAGCACCTGATCGAGCTCGGTCACACCAGGATCGCCCTTGTCGGCACCTCAGCGGATGCCGCATCCCGCAGCTTCGTCGATTCCCGCCGTGTCGACGGCTATCGGGATGCGATGACGTCTGCCGGACTCGGCGCGCATCTGCGAGTGGCAGACGGAGTGGAGATCAGCGCCGGCACCATGCCGGACGGGTACGCGTCGGCCGCCGAGCTCCTCGGCGATCGGCGCGACCGGCCGACCGCGATCGTCGGCATTTGCGACGAGGCGGCGATCGGCGCGATCATCGCCTCACGCCGGCTCGGGATCTCCGTGCCGGCAGAGTTGAGCGTCGTCGGCATCGACGATCATCAGCACGCCGAGATGTTCGCGCTGACCACGATCCGGCAGCGGCCGCGCGAGCAGGGCGCTCAGGCCGTCCGTCTTCTGCAGCAGCGGATCGAGGACCCTGCCACTCCGGTCGAGCACGTGGTGGCGGCATCCGCTCTCGTGGTGCGCAACTCCACCGCTCCGGCGCGCTGA
- a CDS encoding extracellular solute-binding protein: MGLSQRHRRLAPLALLGATGIALAGCGAPGAPDGGGEGGGGNTVTIYGTIVDAEAELLQESWADWAKENDIVIKYEGSQDFETQLGTRAQGGNPPDIAIFPQPGLFADFAERDFLKPAPEEVKKNANEYWTEDWVNYGTVDDTFYGAPLMANVKGWIWYSPTKFAEWGVEVPKTLDELGALTTAIQAASGTPAWCAGFESGTATGWPGTDWVEDYVLRQAGPEVYDEWVTGEVPFSDPQIKQAFDSVGEVLLNPANVNAGFGDVRSINSTAFGDVAPALAAGTCALTHQASFLSGFYPEGTNIAEDGDVWAFMLPGEKAGENAVTGAGEIVGAFSDSEATQKVLAYLSSPEWANSRVSLGGVTSANNGLDPENAKDPILQETIKILQDPETTFRFDASDLMPGAVGTGTFWKGMVAWVNGTPTDEVLTQIESGWPAS; encoded by the coding sequence ATGGGTCTGTCACAGCGTCACCGGCGACTCGCGCCGCTCGCCCTGCTCGGTGCCACGGGCATCGCGCTCGCCGGATGTGGAGCGCCCGGTGCCCCAGACGGTGGTGGCGAGGGCGGTGGCGGCAACACGGTCACCATCTACGGCACGATCGTCGATGCCGAGGCGGAACTGCTGCAGGAGTCCTGGGCCGATTGGGCCAAGGAGAACGACATCGTGATCAAGTACGAGGGCAGCCAGGACTTCGAGACCCAGCTCGGCACGCGCGCGCAGGGTGGCAACCCGCCGGACATCGCGATCTTCCCGCAGCCCGGCCTGTTCGCCGACTTCGCCGAGCGCGACTTCTTGAAGCCCGCGCCGGAAGAGGTCAAGAAGAACGCGAACGAGTACTGGACCGAGGACTGGGTGAACTACGGCACGGTCGACGACACGTTCTACGGCGCGCCGCTGATGGCCAACGTCAAGGGCTGGATCTGGTACTCGCCGACGAAGTTCGCCGAATGGGGCGTCGAAGTCCCCAAGACCCTCGATGAGCTGGGGGCGCTGACCACCGCGATTCAGGCAGCGTCGGGAACTCCCGCCTGGTGCGCCGGCTTCGAATCCGGAACGGCGACGGGCTGGCCCGGCACCGACTGGGTCGAGGACTACGTGCTGCGTCAGGCCGGTCCCGAGGTGTATGACGAGTGGGTCACCGGCGAGGTCCCGTTCAGCGACCCGCAGATCAAGCAGGCGTTCGACTCCGTCGGCGAGGTGCTGCTGAACCCGGCGAACGTCAACGCCGGCTTCGGTGACGTCCGGTCGATCAACTCGACGGCCTTCGGCGACGTGGCTCCCGCGCTCGCTGCAGGAACCTGCGCGCTCACCCACCAGGCGTCGTTCCTCTCCGGCTTCTACCCGGAAGGCACCAACATCGCCGAGGACGGCGATGTCTGGGCCTTCATGCTTCCGGGTGAGAAGGCTGGCGAGAACGCGGTGACCGGTGCCGGCGAGATCGTCGGCGCGTTCAGCGACAGTGAGGCGACGCAGAAGGTGCTCGCGTACCTGTCGAGCCCCGAGTGGGCGAACAGCCGGGTGAGCCTCGGTGGCGTCACCTCCGCGAACAACGGGCTCGACCCGGAGAACGCGAAGGACCCCATCCTCCAGGAGACCATCAAGATCCTGCAGGACCCGGAGACGACGTTCCGCTTCGATGCCTCCGACCTGATGCCCGGTGCCGTCGGCACCGGCACGTTCTGGAAGGGCATGGTCGCCTGGGTCAACGGAACTCCGACCGATGAGGTTCTCACGCAGATCGAGTCCGGCTGGCCGGCGAGCTGA
- a CDS encoding sugar ABC transporter permease, with amino-acid sequence MTAFFQWIGTMHPILQAVIVVIAFAVVVAVILLLVDIAPRKGALYTGIRLAMCLLIPLAVMVTFNAWYWAMGVAVAVGAIFFLLDFRSREGTGYLIQLVAFMAPAMLLLLVGLILPSLQTMVTSFMNSSGKDFVGLANYAWIFTQPDGIRVVLNTVVWVLLTPTVSTIVGLAYAVFIDKTRGEKIYKVLVFMPMAISFVGAGIIWRFMYEYRGKEFDQIGLLNQLVVWFGGEPQQWLLNPPLNTLFLIVVLIWVQTGFAMVVLSASIKGVPAELLEAAELDGANAWQRFKSVTIPAIRPALIVVLTTISIASLKVFDIVRTMTGGNYDTSVLANEMYTQFTKFEGGRSAALAVILFILVLPIVIYNARQIQKQREIR; translated from the coding sequence GTGACCGCGTTCTTCCAGTGGATCGGGACGATGCATCCGATCCTGCAGGCTGTGATCGTCGTCATCGCATTCGCGGTGGTGGTAGCCGTCATCCTGCTTCTCGTCGACATCGCGCCGCGCAAGGGCGCGCTCTACACCGGCATCCGCCTGGCGATGTGCTTGCTCATCCCGCTGGCCGTGATGGTGACGTTCAACGCGTGGTACTGGGCGATGGGAGTCGCCGTCGCCGTCGGGGCGATCTTCTTCCTGTTGGACTTCCGCTCCCGCGAGGGCACCGGATATCTCATCCAGCTCGTGGCGTTCATGGCTCCGGCGATGCTGCTGCTGCTCGTCGGACTGATCCTGCCTTCGCTGCAGACGATGGTCACCTCGTTCATGAACTCCTCGGGAAAGGACTTCGTCGGCCTCGCCAACTACGCGTGGATCTTCACACAGCCCGACGGCATCCGCGTGGTGCTCAACACCGTCGTCTGGGTGCTGCTCACACCGACCGTCTCCACGATCGTCGGCCTCGCCTACGCCGTCTTCATCGACAAGACCCGCGGCGAGAAGATCTACAAGGTGCTGGTGTTCATGCCGATGGCGATCTCGTTCGTCGGTGCCGGCATCATCTGGCGCTTCATGTACGAGTACCGCGGCAAGGAGTTCGACCAGATCGGCCTGCTGAATCAGCTCGTCGTCTGGTTCGGGGGAGAGCCGCAGCAGTGGCTGCTGAACCCGCCGCTGAACACGCTGTTCCTGATCGTCGTGCTGATCTGGGTGCAGACCGGCTTCGCGATGGTCGTGCTGTCCGCATCGATCAAGGGCGTGCCGGCCGAGCTGCTGGAAGCGGCTGAACTCGATGGCGCGAACGCCTGGCAGCGGTTCAAATCGGTCACGATTCCGGCGATCCGCCCCGCGCTGATCGTCGTCTTGACGACGATCTCGATCGCCTCGCTGAAGGTCTTCGACATCGTGCGCACGATGACCGGCGGAAACTACGACACGTCGGTGCTCGCCAACGAGATGTACACGCAGTTCACGAAGTTCGAGGGAGGACGCAGCGCCGCGCTCGCGGTGATCCTGTTCATTCTGGTGCTGCCGATCGTCATCTACAACGCGCGCCAGATCCAGAAGCAGCGGGAGATCCGATGA
- a CDS encoding carbohydrate ABC transporter permease, producing the protein MTDTVKTQEASTTRAITTGGRLDASAGRARKVLSRPWASVGSIVIAVLWTIPTLGLFISSFRPRDQIRSSGWWEFFANPQVTFENYAEVLQSGTTQLTMVESFINSIAITIPATVVPLMVAAMAAYAFAWIDFKGRNALFIFVFALQIVPIQMALVPLLSSFSRGINLFGLQVTQPLGASGGFAQVWFAHSMFALPLAIYLLHNFMSEIPGEIIEAARVDGASRGQIFFRIVLPLTMPAIASVAIFQFLWVWNDLLVALVFADGAAAPITKLLAEMVGTRGNDWFLLTAGAFVSIIVPLIVFFSLQRYFVRGLLAGSTKG; encoded by the coding sequence ATGACCGACACCGTGAAGACCCAAGAAGCGTCCACTACCCGCGCCATCACCACCGGCGGACGGCTGGATGCCTCGGCAGGCCGTGCCCGCAAGGTGCTCTCTCGACCCTGGGCGTCGGTCGGCTCGATCGTGATCGCCGTGCTGTGGACGATCCCGACGCTCGGCCTGTTCATCTCGTCGTTCCGCCCGCGGGATCAGATCCGCAGCAGCGGCTGGTGGGAGTTCTTCGCGAACCCCCAGGTCACCTTCGAGAACTATGCCGAGGTGCTGCAGTCGGGTACGACGCAGCTCACGATGGTGGAGTCGTTCATCAACTCGATCGCGATCACGATCCCGGCGACCGTGGTGCCGTTGATGGTCGCCGCGATGGCCGCGTACGCGTTCGCGTGGATCGACTTCAAGGGGCGCAACGCGCTGTTCATCTTCGTGTTCGCGCTGCAGATCGTGCCGATCCAGATGGCTCTGGTGCCGCTGCTGAGCTCGTTCTCGCGAGGGATCAACCTGTTCGGCCTCCAGGTCACGCAGCCTCTCGGTGCATCCGGAGGGTTCGCGCAAGTCTGGTTCGCGCACTCGATGTTCGCCCTGCCGCTGGCGATCTACCTGCTGCACAACTTCATGTCCGAGATCCCCGGTGAGATCATCGAGGCCGCGCGCGTCGACGGCGCATCGCGTGGGCAGATCTTCTTCCGCATCGTGCTGCCGCTGACGATGCCGGCCATCGCGTCGGTCGCGATCTTCCAGTTCCTCTGGGTGTGGAACGACCTGCTGGTCGCCCTCGTGTTCGCGGACGGCGCGGCCGCACCGATCACGAAACTCCTGGCGGAGATGGTCGGAACGCGCGGCAACGACTGGTTCCTGCTCACGGCCGGCGCCTTCGTGTCGATCATCGTTCCGCTGATCGTGTTCTTCTCGCTGCAGCGGTACTTCGTGCGCGGACTCCTGGCAGGGTCGACCAAGGGCTGA
- a CDS encoding cystathionine beta-synthase, translating to MKYAESIVDLVGDTPLVKLQHVTDGLACTVLVKLEYLNPGGSAKDRIATRIIDAAEASGELKPGGTIVEPTSGNTGVGLALVAQQRGYKCVFVLPDKVGEDKIDVLRAYGAEVVVTPTSVPADSPESYYSVSDRLAREIPGAFKPNQYENPNGPRSHYETTGPEIWRDTDGEVTHFVAGVGTGGTITGTGRYLREVSDERVRIVGVDPEGSVYSGGTGRPYLVEGVGEDIWPGAYDPSVPHEIVAVGDAEAFAMTRRLAREEGILVGGSSGMAVIGALRVARELPADAVVVVLLPDGGRGYLGKIFNDGWMRSYGFSEVEEGETVAHVLAARPSRKGHGIPDLVHAHPSDTVLEAIGMMTEFDVSQLVVLSAEPPVMMGEVVGTVDEKGLLDLLFRGEASPADAVCEHVGERLPLIGIHAPVAQARTALADVDALLVTEDGKPHTVLTRQDLLAYLSR from the coding sequence ATGAAGTACGCCGAGTCCATCGTCGACCTGGTCGGCGACACGCCCCTCGTGAAGCTGCAGCACGTCACTGACGGGCTCGCGTGCACGGTGCTCGTCAAGCTCGAGTACCTCAATCCCGGCGGCTCCGCGAAAGATCGGATCGCGACCCGGATCATCGACGCGGCAGAGGCATCCGGCGAATTGAAGCCGGGCGGAACCATCGTCGAACCCACCAGCGGCAACACCGGCGTCGGGCTGGCATTGGTCGCGCAGCAGCGCGGGTACAAATGCGTCTTCGTCCTGCCGGACAAGGTCGGCGAGGACAAGATCGATGTGCTGCGGGCGTACGGCGCCGAGGTCGTGGTGACCCCCACATCGGTCCCCGCGGACAGCCCGGAGTCGTACTACAGCGTGAGCGATCGCCTCGCCCGAGAGATCCCCGGGGCGTTCAAGCCGAACCAGTACGAGAACCCGAACGGGCCGCGCAGCCATTACGAGACCACGGGCCCCGAGATCTGGCGCGACACCGACGGCGAGGTCACGCATTTCGTCGCGGGCGTCGGGACCGGCGGCACGATCACCGGCACCGGTCGGTACCTGCGCGAGGTCTCCGATGAGCGCGTGCGCATCGTCGGCGTCGACCCGGAGGGCAGCGTCTACAGCGGTGGCACCGGCCGCCCGTATCTCGTCGAGGGTGTCGGTGAGGACATCTGGCCGGGCGCCTACGATCCGAGCGTGCCGCACGAGATCGTCGCGGTGGGCGATGCCGAGGCTTTCGCGATGACCCGCAGGCTGGCGCGGGAAGAGGGCATCCTCGTCGGCGGCTCCAGCGGGATGGCCGTGATCGGCGCCCTGCGCGTGGCCCGGGAGTTGCCGGCCGATGCCGTCGTCGTGGTGCTCCTGCCGGACGGCGGACGCGGCTATCTCGGCAAGATCTTCAACGACGGCTGGATGCGCTCGTACGGTTTCAGCGAGGTCGAGGAGGGCGAGACGGTCGCTCATGTGCTCGCCGCGCGCCCCTCGCGGAAGGGGCACGGCATCCCCGATCTGGTCCACGCGCACCCGAGCGACACTGTGCTGGAGGCGATCGGCATGATGACCGAGTTCGATGTGTCTCAGCTCGTCGTCCTCAGCGCCGAGCCGCCGGTGATGATGGGCGAGGTCGTCGGCACCGTCGACGAGAAAGGGCTGCTGGACCTGCTCTTCCGCGGCGAGGCTTCGCCAGCCGACGCGGTGTGCGAGCATGTGGGGGAGCGGTTGCCGCTGATCGGCATCCATGCTCCCGTCGCCCAGGCGCGGACCGCACTCGCCGATGTCGACGCGCTGCTGGTGACCGAAGACGGCAAGCCGCACACCGTCCTCACCAGGCAGGACCTCCTCGCGTATCTCTCCCGCTGA
- a CDS encoding cystathionine gamma-synthase, with amino-acid sequence MSDHAFATRAIHAGQEFDPTTGAIIPPIYQTSTFVQDGIGGLRGGYEYNRAANPTRSSLETQLAALEGGSAALSFASGLAAEDALLRGVLKPGDHVLLGNDAYGGTYRLLTKVLAPWGIETTTVELSDVDVIRAAIRPETKIVWLETPSNPLLKIIDIGRIAEIAHAAGAIVVVDNTFASPALQQPLALGADLVVHSTTKYLGGHSDVLGGAVVFGDDRFFEQVKFQQFAVGAVSAPLDAWLTTRGIKTLALRMRQHSENAQAIAEWAQSRPEFETVFFPGLASHPGHDIAARQMSGFGGMLSLGLAGGSAAARAFAESTELFQLAESLGGVESLIGYPSEMTHASVRGTPLAVPENVVRLSVGIEDVGDLIADLEQGLARLSR; translated from the coding sequence ATGTCCGACCACGCTTTCGCCACCCGAGCCATCCACGCAGGGCAGGAGTTCGACCCGACCACGGGTGCGATCATCCCCCCGATCTATCAGACCTCCACTTTCGTGCAGGACGGCATCGGCGGCCTCCGCGGCGGATACGAATACAACAGAGCCGCGAACCCCACGCGCTCATCGCTCGAGACGCAGCTCGCCGCGCTCGAGGGCGGCTCCGCGGCGCTTTCGTTCGCCTCGGGCCTCGCCGCCGAGGACGCCCTGTTGCGCGGTGTGTTGAAGCCCGGCGACCACGTGCTGCTCGGCAACGACGCCTACGGCGGCACCTACCGCCTGCTCACGAAGGTGCTCGCGCCCTGGGGGATCGAGACGACGACGGTCGAGCTCTCCGACGTCGACGTCATTCGTGCGGCGATCCGGCCGGAGACGAAGATCGTCTGGCTGGAGACGCCGAGCAATCCGCTTCTCAAGATCATCGACATCGGTCGGATCGCCGAGATCGCGCACGCCGCGGGAGCGATCGTCGTGGTCGACAACACCTTCGCCTCGCCGGCGTTGCAGCAGCCCCTCGCGCTCGGCGCCGACCTCGTCGTGCACTCGACCACGAAGTACCTCGGAGGGCACTCCGACGTACTCGGCGGCGCCGTCGTCTTCGGTGATGACCGCTTCTTCGAGCAGGTGAAGTTCCAGCAGTTCGCCGTCGGCGCCGTCTCTGCTCCGCTCGACGCCTGGCTGACGACGCGCGGCATCAAGACGCTCGCCCTGCGGATGCGGCAGCACTCGGAGAACGCGCAAGCCATCGCCGAGTGGGCGCAATCGCGTCCGGAGTTCGAGACCGTATTCTTCCCCGGGCTCGCATCGCACCCCGGCCACGACATCGCAGCCCGCCAGATGAGCGGCTTCGGGGGGATGCTGTCGCTCGGCCTCGCCGGCGGGTCCGCCGCGGCGCGCGCGTTCGCGGAGTCGACCGAGCTGTTCCAACTCGCGGAATCGCTCGGTGGTGTGGAGTCGCTGATCGGCTACCCGTCGGAGATGACGCACGCCTCGGTCCGCGGCACCCCGCTCGCCGTTCCGGAGAACGTCGTGCGGCTGTCCGTCGGAATCGAAGACGTCGGGGACCTCATCGCCGACCTCGAGCAGGGGCTTGCTCGACTCTCCCGCTGA
- a CDS encoding multidrug effflux MFS transporter: MLHPGDSIPTARRVLYIILLGALTALGPFTIDLYLPAFPVLEEDFNTTAGAIQLTLTGTMIGFAIGQLVVGPLSDKVGRRVPLIAVTALHVLASLAAAFAPDLGLLSATRVLMGIGAAAGGVVAMAIVRDLFGGRRLVVMLSRLALVSGVAPVVAPLIGSWLLTLMPWRGIFVVLAVYGIVMLLSAIIFIPETLPAARRQERGGATVLQRYRSVLSDRVFIGVLIIGGMTFSGLFSYLSASPFLFQQTHQLDPQQYGLLFAANSLGLVIGVQIASRLATRFGPQWVLAVSTVVLLLAGSAIIVTDQIGLGLWGTVVPLFVFMTACGFTFPNVQVLALDRHGKAAGTAASILGAANFGVAGLISPVVGWISHDAGITATTMASVMVGCAVIAILALWLIVRPRTVGMLTP; the protein is encoded by the coding sequence ATGCTGCACCCCGGGGATTCGATCCCGACGGCGCGCCGGGTCCTCTACATCATCCTGCTCGGCGCCCTCACCGCGCTCGGCCCTTTCACGATCGACCTGTATCTGCCCGCGTTCCCGGTGCTGGAAGAGGACTTCAACACCACGGCAGGTGCGATCCAACTGACCCTCACCGGCACGATGATCGGTTTCGCGATCGGTCAGCTCGTCGTCGGCCCGCTCAGCGACAAGGTCGGTCGCCGTGTCCCGTTGATCGCGGTCACGGCGCTGCACGTGCTCGCCAGCCTCGCGGCGGCGTTCGCCCCGGATCTCGGCCTGCTGAGCGCGACGCGCGTACTGATGGGCATCGGAGCCGCGGCGGGTGGTGTGGTGGCGATGGCCATCGTGCGAGACCTGTTCGGCGGACGCCGGCTCGTCGTGATGCTCTCGCGGCTCGCGCTCGTCTCGGGGGTCGCCCCCGTGGTCGCTCCGCTGATCGGATCGTGGCTGCTCACGCTGATGCCGTGGCGCGGGATCTTCGTCGTGCTCGCCGTCTACGGCATCGTGATGCTGCTCTCCGCGATCATCTTCATCCCAGAGACCCTCCCGGCAGCGCGCCGGCAGGAGCGTGGCGGCGCGACGGTGCTGCAGCGTTACCGTTCGGTGCTGTCCGACCGGGTCTTCATCGGCGTGCTGATCATCGGCGGGATGACGTTCTCGGGTCTGTTCTCCTACCTTTCGGCATCCCCCTTCCTCTTCCAGCAGACGCACCAGCTCGATCCGCAGCAGTACGGGCTCCTGTTCGCCGCGAATTCGCTCGGCCTGGTCATCGGTGTTCAGATCGCCTCCCGGCTTGCGACCCGCTTCGGACCGCAGTGGGTGCTGGCGGTGTCCACCGTCGTGCTTCTCCTCGCCGGATCCGCGATCATCGTGACCGATCAGATCGGCCTGGGGCTCTGGGGCACGGTCGTGCCGCTGTTCGTGTTCATGACGGCATGCGGTTTCACGTTCCCGAACGTGCAGGTGCTGGCGCTGGATCGACACGGCAAGGCGGCAGGCACGGCTGCCTCGATCCTGGGCGCGGCGAACTTCGGCGTCGCCGGACTCATCTCACCGGTCGTCGGCTGGATCTCGCACGATGCCGGCATCACCGCGACCACCATGGCCTCGGTGATGGTCGGGTGCGCAGTGATCGCGATCCTCGCGCTGTGGCTGATCGTGCGTCCGCGCACGGTGGGGATGCTCACGCCCTGA